The Rosa chinensis cultivar Old Blush chromosome 7, RchiOBHm-V2, whole genome shotgun sequence DNA segment AAAGCAAAATCCGTATCATTATTTTTTGAGGGATTATAATTGCCCATCTCCCCCAACTCTTAAAATTTGCCTTtaacctcaaaatctcattaATGAGTTAATTGCTTAGCCGATTTTAGGCAATGCCATAACACTTTTTGTTCGCTAAAGAGAATCTCACACATACTACACCTCTAGTATAGTTTTTATCATTTGTTGAATAATTTAAGCAGTTATTAAGCATGAGGAATAAACGTATTATATGTTAATATAAACTTACTTAACATCTCTATCCTTATATAACCAATGGCCATTAGGGTAGCTATTaggaaataaagaaaagaaatttgggTTACAtgtcatattttttttctatagGATGGAGCAGATAATATATTAGATTAACAGCTCATGTAGCACTAGACAGCTAGCATTACGTTACATTTAATCCAAGTCTATTATCCTTCTATAGAATTGGTTATAAAACCATAGTATCAGCAATGAAACAGACAATCATTAATTTATGTGACATTCAAGAAAGAATATCAATAGGGAATTAGAAAATGACATTTAACAAACCTGATTCATACACAGAGTAAAATTAGTTGAATAGGCCGTATTTTGAGCCACTAAATCTGAATGCCAAAgtcaatcatatatatatatatatatatatattatcaatgaaacatCTATAATCATATTTTAATAATTGAATTAAAATTCAAGATCATAATAAATACATAGGTAAATTTACTGAAAACTTGTTAGAGAAATGTTAAGATGCGGTGAATGATCGATCAAATCAGATATTTTGATAATTGGATAGAAATTCAGAACACTGAAATACACTTGTACTAACACAAATAAAATGCTGGATAACATTACAAACACTTTTGAgtcattaataaaaaaattgacgATAGATATCAAGAGATAAAATAAGTGCACTTTTGTGTAGAAGAATTTTCGTGAATAaaaagagaattattattattatttactgGAGTTGTGGTGTTAAATTTTGTTGGTGAAAGTAGATTTAGTATGGAGAGTGCCGGTAGTTGAACCCAAGGACCCGTGAAGGTTGACCGGGTATATGCAGTGAGAATGATAAGGTGACCGGGTAGAGGCGGTGGAGTGCCTTGGTGATGGAGCCCTAGAGTGATAGGGCAGCATGGCCTAGGTGCCTATCAGACAGAGGGAGTGCCTGAATGACTTGAGAGAGAATCTATCCGCTACCCTCCTCCTCGAAAAATCTAGTTCTACTtctagtgagagagagagagagtgtgtgtgatgAGTGTGTGTGGTGGTGGTGCCAGCTATTTTGTTCAAGGATCAAAGCTTACCTTCTTTTCTAATTAATCCAAGGTCAAAGCTGGCAATTTCggcccttttgtttttgtttttgtttttggagagCTTTGTTCTCTCCACCACCAGACCACCTTATTATTATTCACTCTTCAAATCAAAACCCCATTTTAAATACAATTCTCCATTAATATCTATTCCCTCCCCCCATATccctcttttttcttcctcccatATATATACATTTCTTCTCATTCCTTATTATCCCATTGTTTCAGAGTGAGGAGggaaagagaggaagagcatAGGAATTATGTGTATGCTTTGAAAGGGAGGAAAGGATCCATCCACGGACAGAAAGAGGAGGCTCTTGATTGTGAATGGttaactcctcctcctcctccttttcaACTAGAATaccacaagaacaagaacaacaacaacaacaacaagagcaATGGCTGCTGCTACTTCTCCTTGTCTCTCTTCTAATGACAAGAAGCACTGGTGGCTTAGCACTAGAAAGGTAACTTATTGATTGCCATCTTACAATATATATTCCCAAACAATCAATCTCTTTCTACATTATCCATTAATCTCTTCCTACGTTCATTCTAACATTCAAATCTATTGCGCAGATTGTGGACAAGTATATCAGAGACGCGAGAAGCCTGATTGCCAGTCACGAACACAGCGAGATCGCCTCCGCCGTGGGACTACTAGACGCGGCCCTCGCAATCTCACCCCGGCTCGAACAAGCCCTCGAACTCAAAGCCAGGTCTCTGCTCTTTCTCGGCCGATTCAAAGACGTGGCCGATATGCTCCAGGACTACATTCCCAGCCTCAAAATCGGAATCGAAGACTCCTCCGGCTCATCCGACTCTTCGTCGTCTCAGAATCTATCGAGGGAGCGAGTCAAGCTTCTCTCGGCCAACAGCACCAACTCCTCCTCCGACTCGCCATGTCAGGATCCCTCCTTCAAGTGCTTCTCTATCTCCGACTTGAAGAAGAAAGTCATGGCAGGCCTCTCCAAAAATTGCGACAAGGAAGGGCAATGGAGGTAAAATTCCTCTGTTCCATTGGTATTGGTTTTTGCAAATTTGCTTTGCGTGTTTCTTTTTTAAACATAATAATTTTCTGGGTTCAACTTTTTATGACTATTATTAATGTCTGAGATCAGACGCCACAGGTGTAAGTTAATGGGGGGGAGAGGTTGGTGTTCTTCACCTTTGAGTAAATGCAGTGCCACCTATATTCTTTCCAAACTTAATTTTTACTTTTCTCACAGCCAAACAAAAAGATTGCTTGTTTTCTGTAATTACATCACTTTTCTTTCGACAATTATGGTAGATGCTTTTTACTGCTGAAATTGCTTCACTGtttttttttgccctttttCTTTCGGAGAGAAATTATTAATTCGACTTGGAAAACATTGGATCCCATTTGTTTTTATACCAACTCTGACTAACAAATTGTCATAGCCAGCTAAAAAATTTGAATATGATGTATATAATATTGGCGTTCAAATGTTATACAATCACTATGTATTTCCAGAAGGTCTTCACCCTGATTTGCTTGCACTGTACACTAGCTTGCCCTATTTTCGATTACTAGTTTTCCAACAAAACAGAAGTATTAATGGTGATATTGCAAATTGACACAGGTACTTGGTTCTGGGGCAGGCGTGCTGCCATTTGGGACTAATGGAGGATGCCATGGCCCTCCTTCAAACCGGCAAACGCCTCGCTGCTGCCGCATTCCGCCGCGAGAGCACGTCCTTATCCGACGACAGTTTCTCCTTCCCCAATTTTTTCAACAGCACATCCTCGTCCTCCACCAACAATGCACCCTCAACGCCCCCGCAGACCTTGACCGAGACTGAAACCGTGACCCACCTCCTCAGCCACATCAAGCAGCTCCTCCGCCGCAGAACTGCAGCCCTCGCTGCCCTTGAAGTTGGTGCATACTCCGAGTCCATCCGCCACTTCAGCAAAATCCTCGACGGCCGGCGAGGTGCACCCCAGGGATTCCTGGCCGAGTGCTACATGCAGCGCGCCTCAGCGTACCGGGCTACTGGTCGGATAGCGGAGGCCATTGCGGACTGCAATCGGACTTTGGCTCTTGACCCCAGTTGTATACAAGCATTAGACACAAGAGCTGCTCTTCTCGAAAAAATCAGGTGTTTGCCGGATTGCTTGCATGATCTAGAGCACTTGAAGCTTTTGTACAATTCAATTTTGAGGGACCGCAAGCTTCCCGGTCCGGCATGGAAAAGACACAACAATGTCAGGTACAGAGAAATTCCGGGGAAATTATGTGTTCTGACGACGAAGATACAAGAACTGAAACAGAGGGTGGCTTCTGGAGAGACAGGAAATGTGGATTACTATGCTTTGATCGGTTTAAGAAGAGGGTGTTCAAGGTCCGAGTTAGACAAAGCTTATTTGTTGCTGTGTTTGAGGCACAAGCCTGATAAGGCCACTGTTTTCATTGATCGGTGTGAGTTAGCTGATGATCGCGATATTGATTCTGTTAGAGATAGAGCAAAGCTATCTGCATTGTTGCTGTACAGATTGCTCCAGAAAGGTTATTCTAGTTTGAGCACCACCATTATGGACGAAGAGGCTTCTGAGAAACAGAGAAAGAAGGCTGCAGCTGCACTTCAAGCAGCTCAAGCTCAAGCACAGGCTCATGCTCAGGCCGCACAGGCTGCTGCAGCGGCGGCAATTCAAATCCAACAGACCCAAGAAGccatgattgaattcgaatctgcttcctcaaattCGAATTCGAATAGTAATAGGATGGTTCATTCATCGGAAGCGAAAGCGTTCCAAGGGGTGTTTTGCAGAGACATTGCGGTGGTTGGGAATTTGCTGTCCCAAGTAGGGTTTAACCGCCCAATTACAGTCAAGTATGAGGCATTGAGCTGCTGATCATCAGCTGATGCTGCCAAAATTAGAAACGTTGGAGCTTCACCGGCGGGGCAATGAGTCTTATCTATGCTTCATTTtgtacaaagaaaaaagaaaatttgaagACGTTGCCGGGAAATTTTGTCACTCTCTCCCATTTGCTTATCTACTATTACTACTACTAGTGTTAAATCTACTATTTTACTACCGTACATAATTTTCTACTTTCGGGATTATGGCTCTAGCTTAAAATTCATTCGATGCCTTGTGTTTTCCTTTATATCTTCATTCCTACTGAATTAATTTGAAGTAATAATAATGGAAAGAGAAAATCTTATGAATGGTACCCTAAATAAGACTCGCTCTAAATTCAAGTTCTAAAACATGAACTTTGGTACATGAGGTTTTAAAACCGACTTAGTAAACATATGGCGTCATCTCAGTTGTTGTATTTTAAGGGATAATTTggtttcctcaaattttttacTGTGAgcactcagctctctctctctctctctctctctctctctctctctctctctctctctctctctctctctctctctctctctctctctctcacctcttTGCACAACTACCTTACAACTGACCGCCGGCCAATCAGTCTGCAATCATCACCCATCACCTACACTTCGAATCCAAATACTACAATTCCAATCAAAACAACGCAAACAATTCCGATCAAAACAACtaccgataaaaaaaaaacccaaaagcaCTGCAAAATGGACTTGCGATTCTTCATAATTGGGTTCGGATTTCAATTGTGTTTCTTTGGATTTCGAGAGTTTGATTTCAGAATTGGATTTCTGGAGTTGGATTTCATAATTGCCTGGGATGAGGACAATGCTTCTGTGGGAGGAGGATGATGACGGTGATGGTTCCGCGTGGTCTATGGCCTCTTGAACCCGTACTTCCTGTCATTAGCAGCGGCAGACACAGTGGAGAGGTCATCAGAGGTCATTGCTAGGGTTTTGGGTAGCAGAGTCGGTGAGCGacgttgagagagagagagaagaaacctgttgataaatgaaaaactcaTTATGCCCTTCATTATGTGCGTAATGGTATGCGGATTAACAAAGTCATTAAAGTCGTGTAAGAATATTGGGTTGGACTTCATATTTGATATactaaaatttaaattttaaaacatGATGTACTGAAATTTAGAGTGGGTCTTACTTTGGATACCATTCTTGAAATTTTCTCTAATGAAAATGGTGCTGGGTGGGCACTAAGCCACAAATGAAATGTCACTGTTATAGGCTTATAGCAACTGCAGTGGCATGTTTAATTATAACAGTGACGTTGTAGAGAGTGATGGGAAGAAGTGAGATAAATACAAGATGATGCCATGTCTTATTATGTGGTGCCTGGGCAGTGGCATTTATAGTTTTTCGCTGCTTTGCTCTTGGCTTGTTGCTGATATTTCCATGGATGGAGCTGTGTGGACTGGTCCCTGACATTCCCACTAATTAAGACTGAAGAATTTGTTTACTAGTTCACCTTCAAATAATAATACAGAAGAGAAGTAGTGTATTGAATGGTGAGCCAGGCAGAAAGAAAACGTGGCCGGAAGTGGAAACGAGGACAAAGCTCATCTCATCTCATCTCATCTCATCTCATCTCATCGGAAAAAGGTTTTGTCAGTCTTCCACTTTTTTGTGTATTATTTATCTTGGCCGATAATTAAAAAGGGTGAGGCAGTCAGGCCAGTAAGGAGAGGGTAAAGTCTAATCTAATCAAGGAGGTGCAACATTTCaacacacaaaacaataaaaacaaagGGCTTATCATTCAGACACTTTGAGATGTCAATTCACTTTGGCACCCATCATTACTTCTCCTCCTCCAACTCAACAGTATTCTGGGTCTCTGTGTCTCGTAATAAGATTCCGTACGGGTACTCTGACCCTGACcctcttttgtttcttgcttcaccttctttcttttgttgcaCCCAAACCCAAACCTCGCTCCTCCCATGTGACTCATATTTTGTGCACATTACAATCCCGCAAAATTTCTGATAAATCAATGAGCGGGAAAAAATGAagcttcaaaaataaaataaaactaaaatttcCATTCAATTGAAGTATTGAACTCATTCCTTATGTCGACGATCATGTCTTGTGTACATCAAGAACCGTTAAGAGGGTGGTTGGAAATGAATGAGCTGAACAACAACCCAAGCCAAAATCCAACTGCCTCGCCATTGATCGATTAATTACAACAACAAAACCCTAGTTGGAGTTGGAGGCTTGAATTGAATTCCATTTCCCTGTAAGGACCCGCCTGTCTCTAACGACTTGCCGGCATTCTCTGCCACAATTAAAAGGTTACATTATTATGGCTCCTTCGATCTATCTATTCCCAGTCGTTTTTTTCTTTGCCAGAACAAGTAATATTAACAACATACATAAATATAAGCTAGGCATCCTAGGCTCatcataaaaattattttatgcacCGACAGTGTAAATGATCAAATACTTTGatttcaacccttgatatttataattaaatttttattaataacctaagagtgtatttaatataatctaaccatccatttatatCGGTACAAGTGCACGTTGATTCACTGAATCTTCCCCCGGTTCATCATCCTTCTACTGAATTGCCTTGGCTCATCATCCTTCTACTTAATTACTACTCCTTGCCGCTTGGTATTTAATGATTATTAATTCATGTAATCTACCAAGTATCCGCCAACTCTCTCAATTCAATTCTTATTGTGCATGGCAGCGTAAGACGTACAAGACATATGAATACTAATTAAGGCAGGGCTTTTAACGATGACCATTAAAATAAGGACTTTATGAGTACTTTCTAATCAACAGTTgtgagactcacttttcgattataGCAAATCAACCATTATATTAAACTAatttggttcgttcattgatctagattgatattttttttaaagaagaaaTGATGCGGTTGCtatcaagccttgattaatgaaaaataCAAGGGGGAACATTGAGCCTAAaaccctgattacaataagcatctaaaGAACATTCTAAAATGATATCAGAAGTTTttacaaaatacatgtattctaacaagcaccaattagcaaagagtgctttatgggctactctatttgctttaacatagcgGTGGTataacagaaagataactcAATTACCACAAAGCATATATAATTACCAGTATTACAGCTTTCTTACTATGTTACCAACAGAGAACAAATCCGATGACACTTAGTTTTAGCTTGCCAATAAGAGGTTGCAACCATTTAACCATGGATCATCTCCTTACTAGCCC contains these protein-coding regions:
- the LOC112180766 gene encoding uncharacterized protein LOC112180766, with protein sequence MAAATSPCLSSNDKKHWWLSTRKIVDKYIRDARSLIASHEHSEIASAVGLLDAALAISPRLEQALELKARSLLFLGRFKDVADMLQDYIPSLKIGIEDSSGSSDSSSSQNLSRERVKLLSANSTNSSSDSPCQDPSFKCFSISDLKKKVMAGLSKNCDKEGQWRYLVLGQACCHLGLMEDAMALLQTGKRLAAAAFRRESTSLSDDSFSFPNFFNSTSSSSTNNAPSTPPQTLTETETVTHLLSHIKQLLRRRTAALAALEVGAYSESIRHFSKILDGRRGAPQGFLAECYMQRASAYRATGRIAEAIADCNRTLALDPSCIQALDTRAALLEKIRCLPDCLHDLEHLKLLYNSILRDRKLPGPAWKRHNNVRYREIPGKLCVLTTKIQELKQRVASGETGNVDYYALIGLRRGCSRSELDKAYLLLCLRHKPDKATVFIDRCELADDRDIDSVRDRAKLSALLLYRLLQKGYSSLSTTIMDEEASEKQRKKAAAALQAAQAQAQAHAQAAQAAAAAAIQIQQTQEAMIEFESASSNSNSNSNRMVHSSEAKAFQGVFCRDIAVVGNLLSQVGFNRPITVKYEALSC